One window of Marmota flaviventris isolate mMarFla1 chromosome 5, mMarFla1.hap1, whole genome shotgun sequence genomic DNA carries:
- the LOC114080283 gene encoding olfactory receptor 14L1-like, which translates to MNCYWQSSVESGLTHSQRLGTWSDAISLDYPNKYSGGQTLEKTVTETAQCFSRVAGCSGFCCWVRGGSKAAADGNSSEAVVFLLVGFADSWTVQTTHAVLFLLVYLAALTGNLLIITVTTVDVRLKTPMYFFLRHLSFLDFCFISVTVPKSVVSSFTQDTSISFWGCALQAFFFMNLASTEPALLTVMSYDRCVAICWPLHYEAIMSQRACVRMMALCCLSGGVSGLMHMAATFSLPFCRSSQVHHFFCDIPQLLSLLDSTAILPEVRVMVFVTSLVILCFGLITLSYGYIFSTVMRIPSKEGRWKTFSTCVPHLVVVTLFLVSGSIAYVKPVSSSPSISDLLLPVFYTVVPPTLNPIIYSLRNKELKAALRRLRRQCGVGAPPGPALRA; encoded by the exons ATGAACTGCTACTGGCAAAGTTCTGTTGAGAGTGGCTTGACACACTCACAGAGACTGGGAACGTGGTCAGACGCCATTTCACTGGACTATCCCAACAAATACAGTGGGGGCCAGACGCTGGAGAAGACTGTCACCGAAACTGCTCAGTGCTTCAGTCGTGTGGCCGGATGCTCAGGATTCTGCTGCTGGGTCCGAG GAGGAAGCAAAGCAGCCGCAGATGGGAACAGCAGCGAGGCTGTGGTGTTTCTCCTCGTGGGGTTCGCAGACTCCTGGACGGTTCAGACCACACATGCGGTCCTGTTCTTACTGGTTTACCTGGCGGCTCTCACGGGGAACCTCCTGATCATCACGGTCACCACCGTGGACGTCCGCCTGAAGACCCCAATGTACTTCTTCTTAAGACACCTGTCTTTCTTGGATTTCTGCTTTATCTCCGTCACAGTCCCCAAGTCTGTTGTCAGTTCGTTCACCCAGGACACCTCCATCTCCTTCTGGGGGTGTGCCCTGCAGGCCTTCTTTTTCATGAACTTGGCATCCACTGAGCCGGCCCTCCTAACGGTGATGTCGTATGACCGCTGTGTGGCCATCTGCTGGCCCTTGCACTATGAGGCCATCATGAGCCAGCGTGCCTGTGTCAGGATGATGGCCCTGTGCTGTCTGAGTGGCGGCGTCTCTGGGCTCATGCACATGGCGGCCACTTTCTCCTTGCCGTTCTGTAGGTCCAGCCAAGTCCATCACTTCTTCTGTGACATTCCCCAGCTGCTCAGCCTCCTGGACTCCACAGCGATCCTCCCTGAGGTCCGAGTCATGGTCTTCGTTACCAGCCTTGTGATTTTGTGCTTCGGTCTCATTACGCTCTCCTACGGGTACATCTTTTCTACCGTCATGAGGATCCCGTCCAAGGAGGGCAGGTGGAAAACGTTTTCCACCTGTGTCCCTCACCTCGTGGTTGTGACCCTCTTCCTGGTGTCCGGCAGCATCGCCTACGTGAAGCCGGTTTCCAGCTCACCCTCCATCTCTGACCTTCTGCTGCCTGTGTTCTACACGGTGGTGCCCCCCACCCTGAACCCCATCATCTACAGTCTGAGGAACAAGGAATTGAAGGCAGCCCTGAGAAGGCTGAGAAGGCAGTGTGGCGTGGGGGCTCCACCAGGGCCTGCCCTGCGCGCCTGA